The Tolypothrix sp. PCC 7712 region TCTACAGTTCAAAATTTGGCTTTGATTTTTCTTTTCCCAGAGTGACAAAACAGGGTTATTCTTGAAGCTCTTTTCTATGCAGCCTCAATGTAAATTGATATTAACTTTTCTTCTGATGAAGTCCAAAGCGCTTTTGAAGCTTCAGGATGGGATCTGTGATATTGTTCTGCATTGAATCTGCAATGTTCAATTTTGCACTAGCCGCTAGGAGAAAGTTTTATTTAATGGAAACCGCAGTGAAAAAGTCAGATTTTGTCCTGACTCCTTACATGAACAGCAGCGATTTGCGGGCAACTTATCAAATCCTGAATACGGTTGTGCCTTATGTATTTTTATGGTTTTTAGCACACAAAGCAGCAGCTATTTGTGTTTGGTTGCTTGTGCCTACTATAGTCTTGATGACGCTGTTTTCAGCGCGTTGTTTTTCTTTAATGCATGATTGTGGACACTATTCACTGTTTCGTTCAAAAAGGGTTAATCAAATTATCGGTTTTATTCTGGGGGTAATCAACGCGATCCCTCAATATCAGTGGTCAAGAGGACATGCCTATCACCACAAAACCAACGGTGATTGGCAACGCTATCGCGGCCCTAGTGCATTACTCTCTACTGAGGAGTTTGCTCGTCTGAGCCCATCTGCCCAAAGGCGTTATGAACTACTGAGGCACCCATTGATGATCTTTCCAGGAGGTTTTTTCTATGTCGCGATTAAGCCAAGACTCGCCCTGATTGCAGGAACATATGATTTTATCACTCATCTACTGACTTGCTTGCAGCAAGATCCTTCTATGGATTTACCTCGAATCATCTCCTCTCATAAGTCTAGAAATTGGTACACTGCGGCTGAGTTTTGGCATCTGTTGTTCAACAACATTTGTGTAGTCGGCAGCTGGATTTTTCTGGGGTATTTACTGGGATTTGGTTTTTTCGTGAGCGTTTACTCAATCACGCTAACTTGTGCTGGGGCCATCCTCATCTGCGTCTTCTTTGTTCAGCACAACTTTGATGGCTCTTACGCCCACAAAACTGAAGGGTGGGACTATCTCGAAGGAGCAATTAAGGGCAGCAGTTATCTGGAGTTACCCGCCGTTTTAAAGTGGTTTTCCGCCGATATCGGCTACCATAACATTCATCATCTTTGTGACAGAATCCCCAATTACAACCTCCAAGCTTGCCACAATCAAAATATTCACCTGCTTAGGAGTGCAAAAAGGCTGCGAATGGTAGATATTCCTGATTGCTTCAAATACATTCTGTGGGATTGCCCCTCCAATCGCCTTACATCGATAGCATCGTTTCGTCAAGCTGCACAATCCATCGACCTAGAGAGAGCCAACCAGGCGTGAAAAAGCTCTTGAGCAGAGGAGAAAAACCACGCCACTTGCGGGTGGGGTTTCTACCAAGGAAGCGAGGAAGCTATCGTCCACAAGAGGCGTTAGCGTAGCGGGACGAAGTACGGCTTTGAACCTTATCTTTTTCGTAAACAATACCGTTGTTTCAAACGACGGGAGCATCCCAATTTGGCAAAAATAAAAAAATAAAGATTATTCGCGAGTAAATATCGCGAATAATCTGGGGCTTCAATCAAGTAGTTCTTCTGACTTTTGCTGGGAGCAACGCGATTTTTTGAAGTTGGATAAAAAACGAGCGTTCACGTAGTGTGCCGTAGGTATTGCTAAAATATCCAGTTATACCAATTCAAAAAATGTTTGCGACAGATAGATAGGGCATCCACTCCGGAAATCATAGCCAGTCACACTAAGCAGCAATATCTGGGGTCAGTTGGGCAAGAAGTTGAGCAACTTGAGCGCGTAAATTCTCTAAGTTATCGAAAAGTTCCCATTTTAAATCTTGCTTAAGATACTCCCAAACTCGCTCTATAGGATTAAGTTATGGAGAATAAACTGTTTGGAGATAGTTGAGTGTGGTTCTCTTAAAAGGACTCGATTGAATACGAAATCTTCAAAAAATACGAGCGAGCATTAGTTATTTCAGATCATTTGAGCATACCGTATTTCTCCTTACGTGCTAATTTTACTGAATAGCATTTTAATACGGTGATGCCAAGTAGTATCGTAGCTTTTGAGCGAAAACTTCAACATGAGGCGGATACATCATCGTCATGTGATTTCCGGGTACTTCTTCGGTTACTATTTCTGCTAACTCTAACCAATCTTTTTCAGGATGGTAAGGAGTAAAACCATCATCATCTTCAGCAATAAAGAAAATTACTTTTCCTTGATAAGTAGTTGGAACATAATTGTTTCCCAATCGCATCAGTGAAATAAACAGATCGAGAAAATTGCGAAACATGGTTAAATCGCCTTGTGGCACCATAGACTTAGCGATGCGCGATCGCTCCCAAAAATATCGTAATTGCTCATTAGGTTCAAGATTTTGTAAAATCTTTAAGGAAATTCCTTCATCTGACTTTTTGTCCATATCCAACCAGTATGCCATTATTTCTAAGTCTGAGTTGATATGTGTTGGTAGTTCACCACTGATAGGCGTATCAAACAAGGTTAGTAATTCAATTTTTTCCCCTTCTTTTGTCAGTTGTTGTGCCATTTCATAAGCAATAATACCTCCTAAGGACATTCCGCCAATATAATAGGGTCCTTTTGGTTGAATTGTCCGCACTGCGTCAACATAGTGGGTAGCCATTTCCTCAATAGTGTTAAAAGTTCGAGGTTTACTATCCACTTCGGGTACTTGTATTCCGTAAACAGGCTGCTCAGGATCGAGATGATTAGCCAAATCTCGGAAAACAAAAGCTGTCCCGCCAACAGGATGGACTAAGAATAAGGGTTTTTTCAGATCGCTGCCACTATGGAATTTAATTAAGCAGGAAGGAAGTTCTTTTTGTAAAGCTGGAGATGATGGTGAAACTAACTCAGCCAATCCTTCGATAGTGGCAGCATTTAACAAGGAATTTAAGGAAAGCTTGACGTTCAATTTCTTGTTTAATTTAGCAATAAGTTGTATTGCAACGAGGGAATCACCACCTAAATCAAAGAAATTATCGTGCATCCCTATTTTGTCAATGCCTAGCATTTCTTGCCAGACTTGGGTAATAATTTGGTCAATCTGACTTTGTGGAGATTGAGATACTTGATTGTGTCCAGTAGTTAGATTTGAAGATTCGGCTGAATCGTTAGATTCTACTACTAAAAGAATTTCTTTAATTCTGGGTAGAAACTCATAAGTTGATACTGCAACTTGAGATAATCCACTTTGACTAATGCGATTAAAAACCTCTATTCCTTCTTGGGGAAGAATGGCTAGGTCAAAATTAATGATGTCGCTAGATTTGTTTTTTCTTAAGTCTACTGTGTTCACAGCCATACCGACTTCCTGCCAAGTATCCCAGTTGATGCTGGTAGTTAGTCTGTCCTGGGCAGTTTGATATTGAGCATAAGCATCTAAGAAAGCGTTGGCTGCTGTATAGTCTACCTGTCCAAAGTTACCGATGATAGATGTTATGGATGAGCAGAGAATGACAAAATCAAGTTGAGAATTTTTAAAGATGGTATCTATTACTACTGTTCCTTGAACTTTAGGCGCAAGAACCTGATCGGTGATTTCTCTGGTTTTCATCTGGATGATACCACCACCAGGAAGACCAGCAGCATGGATAACTCCATTAATTTTACCAAAGTGATTTTGAGCAGTAGCGATCGCTCTCTCCATTTGTTGTAGATTAGCTACATCAGCTTTCACTACTAAAACTTCAGCCCCGAGTGCTTCTAATTCCTGCACTTTCCTAATTTTGTCACTGGTGCTATCTGCTGCATCATGTTCAGCTAACCATTGTGGCCACTGCTCACGCTCTGGTAAAGCTGTACGTCCGGTTAAAATTAGTTTAGCTTGGACTGTTTTCGCTAAATTCGTTGCCAGTACCAGTCCAATTCCTCCTGTTCCTCCGGTAATCAGATAAATACCTTTAGCTTTAAATTGGGGTGTTTGTGAAGAAGATGGCAATTGTGCAGCTTCAAAAGTTTGTATCCAGCGATGATTCCCCCGATAGGCAATGATATTATCTGCGGATTTTTTGGGTATTTCACTCAGTAATTGTGCAATTAACTTTTGTTCACTATTACTACCACCAGGAGGCAATACCACATCTACACTAGTACAGTGAATATGAGGATATTCTTGAGAAATGACGCGAACAGGCCCGATGATAGTTGCTTTTTCTGGGCAAAGTATTTCTTCGCCATTGACATTTTGTAAATGATTAGAAATAACTAACATTTTCATCTCATCAGTTACATTTTTTTCTCCCAATGCCTGAGCGAGATAAATAAGACTATAAAATCCTAAATTTTGCTGTTTTTCTACTGATTCAATAGTGAAAGATACTTGACTATTAGCTGTTACATTCCACAGATGTAGTACAGCTTGAGGCGTTTTTTTTATTCTGACAAGTTCTTGAATCAAGGCTTGATAATCTTGGGATTCAGAGGGATTAATACTGTAGAGATGACTATCTAACTGATTAAATTTTTCCCCAATTGCTACCTGAATTACTTCTATTTTCTGACTTTCTAATTTTGCAACTAATTGAGAACTCAACCCACATTCATCAACAAATACAAGTATGGGTGATTGAGACGAGGTTAATTGTTGAGAATTAGCAACTTTAATAGACTGTTTCCATGTAGGAACATAGAACCAATCTGCAATATCTGGTTTTTTCTCTTTATCTCGTTGAGGTTCTGTGCTTTGTTTTGAGGGTTCAATCCAATAACGTTTGCGTTCAAAGGGATAGGTAGGTAAGGGAACACGATAATTTTCCCGTTCTCCATAAAATACTGACCAATTAACTTCTAACCCAGCTAACCACATTTGACCCAGATTATTGAGGATGAAACTAACATCAGAGTATTCATCTTGAGGATGACGAACTGAAGTGAGGCTAATTTGCTCTTTTGGTTTATCTGGATGGCGTTTGGCTAAGGTGCTTAATGTGCGTCCTGGGCCTACTTCTAATAAAATTTGGTCTGGGTTATCAAAGAATTGTTTTACCCCATCAGCAAAGCGCACTGCTTGACGCAAATGTTGAGCATAATAGCTGGGGTTAGTAGCTTCTTCAACTGTTATCCAAGTTCCAGTTACATTGGAAACAAAAGGAATTGTAGGAGCGTTGAGGCGAATTTGTTTTACCTTTTCTGTAAAAGGTTCTAAAATATCTTCCATCATTTGCGAATGGAAGGCGTGAGAAGTATGCAGTAAACGACCTTCGATGCCTTTTTCTTCTAACTGTTTGGCAAATGCTTCTATGGCTAGTGTTGTTCCTGAAACGACGCAATTAGAAGGGCTATTAATAACAGCAATTTGGAGAGAAGTTTCCTCTAATAGTGGTTGTACTTCGTCTTCAGGTAGGGGAACGGCTAACATTGAACCTGATGGCATTGACTGCATTAGTTGCCCCCGTATGGTAACTAAGCTCAAAGCATCTTCTAAGCTGAAGATTCCGGCTAATGTTGCTGCCACATATTCTCCAACACTATGACCAATCATGGCTACGGGTTTTATTCCCCAGTGCATCCATAATTGAGCTAAGGCGTATTCAATGATAAATAATGCTGGTTGGGTAATTGCAGTTTGTGTTAGTTTCTCTGTAGCAATTTCGATTTGGTCTTCATGGGGATAGAGAATGTCTCGTAAGTCAAAGTCTAAATGAGATTTCAGAAGCTCACAGCACCGATCAACTTGTTCTTGGAAATAGACTTCAGTTTTATAAAGTTCCTTTGCCATATTGACATACTGCGAACCTTGTCCTGAAAACATGAATACCACAGAGCGAGATTTGACATCTCCAGAATTGGTTAAAACTTGTTTTGGCGCAAGATTATTTAAAGTATTAACAGCTTCTTTGCCATCAGCAACAACAGCAATACGCCGATAATTAAAAGCTGTGCGTCCTACAGTTAAGGTATAAGCAACATCCGCTAAATTAACTTCGGGATGCTGTTTTAAATGATTAGCTAAATTGATAGTTACATTGTCTAAAGCTGAAGGAGTCTTCGCAGAAAGCAAGAGTAATTGCTGCTTTTCCTTACCTTGATTGGGGGGAGTTAAGGGAGGTTGTTCCCATTCTTCTAATACTACATGAGCATTAGTACCACCAAAGCCAAAAGAACTCACACCTGCACGACGAGGACTGTCGTTTCTTTCCCATTCCGTCAACTTGGTATTAACGTAAAATGGACTGTTTTCAAAATCAATCTCAGGATTAGGCTTTTGAAAATGAAGACTAGGAGGAATCTGTTGATGTTTCAGTGCCAAAACAGTTTTAATCAAACCAGCAATTCCTGCTGCTGAAACTATATGTCCAATATTTGTCTTCACCGAACCAATGGCACAATACCCTTTCTTCTCGGTATTGGCTCGAAAAGCTTGAGTGAGAGCCGCAATTTCAATAGGGTCACCTAAAGGCGTTCCAGTACCATGTGCTTCAATATAAGTAATTGTTTCTGGATCAATATCTGCTACTTCCTGAGCTTCGGTAATAACTGCTGCTTGACCATCAACACTAGGAGCAGTGAAGCTAACTTTAAAACTACCATCATTATTAATAGCAGAACCTTTAATAACGGCATGAATATAGTCTCCATCAGCTAATGCCTCTGTTAACATTTTGAGGACAACAATACCAACGCCATCGCCAAAAATTGTTCCTTTTCCTTCGGCATCAAAAGCACGGCAATGTCCATCGGGGGATAACATTAACCCTTCTTGATATAAATATCCTATTTTTTGAGGGACTAAAACTGAAACGGCACCTGCTAGAGCAATGTCACATTCACCATTTAACAAACTTTGACAGGCTGTATGAACAGCAACAAGAGAAGTAGAACAGGCAGTTTGTACATTAACAGCCGGCCCTTTTAAGTTCAATTTGTAAGCAACTCTTGTGGTTAAAAAATCTGTCCCATTTCCAATTGCTACTGGTATGTATTGAACTGAATCCCATAAACGACCTGCATTAAACTCTTTATTATTGATGTTGTTGAGTAAGTATGTACTTATTCCTGAGCCACCATAAATCCCAATAGAAAAGTCATCTGTTGTTTTATAGCCGGCATTTTCTAACGCTTCCCAGGCACATTCTAGAAATATTCTCTGTTGCGGATCAATTATTGTAGATTCTCTGGCACTATAACCAAAGAAAGAGGCATCAAAATTTTCAACATCAGGTAAAACTGGAGCAGCTTTGACATAGTTAGTGTCATTTAATAGGCTGGTTTCTACTCCTACTGAACGCAATTCTTCATCAGACAAAAAAGAAATTGACTCTACTCCATTCCGCAGATTTTGCCAAAATTCTGTTACATTTTTGGCTCCAGGAAAACGTCCTGCCATGCCAATAATGGCAATTGCTGATTTATTAGTGGAATCCGATAGATTAAATGCAATCATGTTGATACTTTCCTAGAATTACAATCAATTTTTTTGTTAATTGGTTGCGGCTTTTTCAGAATTAAAATTGTCTCCTCAAAATATCCACACTCTTGTTAGAGATTTCTAAATAAAAAAATATCCCAAAATTTGTTGTGGTGCAGATATCTTGCCTGCACCACAAGATTGGGCAGGATGCCCATCTCACAAGATTGGATTATCTTTTTTGTGGAATTCTCTTAATGTTAATCATGGTTTTTGCGTCTTTGGCGCTGTTGATCGTTTTCCTCTCGACGGTTGAGACGTTTTGAAGCCCGTTCTTTGCTCGTATTAGACTTAGAAACTAAACTCTGAACTTGACCTTGATTTAAGGAGGGACTGAGATGTTCGGCTAAACTATGAATTGTGGGAAATTGAAATAATTGAACAATTGAGATTTTTTGCTCTAATGCTTCTAACAATTTCTGACTTACTTGAGCCATCAATAAGGAGTGACCTCCTAAATCAAAGAAATTGTCGTGAATTCCTACCTTGTCAATTTGAAGAGTATCTTGCCAAACTCTAGCAATTATATTTTCGATTTCATTTTGAGGTTTGACATAAGCCGTTTCTATTTGCGATCGCCCAATTTCAGGTGCAGGTAAAGCACGGCGATCAACTTTGCCGTTAGGAGTTAGGGGCATTGCTTCCAACAGGACAAAAGAGGAAGGCAGCATATAGTCGGGGAGTTTGGTCTTCAGGAAAGAAAGCAGGTTGCGTGTGATTGTACGCTGTAAAATTTTCAACAATTCCTGCTTTTCTAAAAGATGCTTCACACTTTGACGAATCTGTTGAAGTTGGGGCGCTGTGAGTTGAAAGGAGATCCCTGCTTGTGGACTACGCCACCATATAACGATTCCTGTCAGGGAAGAATTTTCTTCCTCACCAGGCAATCTTAGATTCAGGGTAATCTGCTGTCCTGAAGAAATTTCTGGTGGGTTAGCAGAAGTGAAAGTTAAACCAACACCATTTTGTGAGATATCTTCAGTCTGAATTGCCCAGGTTTGATCATCAAAAACCAAAGACCCCTCAGTCTGATAAGGTAGGCGATCGGGAATTATTTTAGAAACAAAATAGGCAACTAAACGTTTATCCCCTGGAATATCTTCTCTGGCTATGACCACTGCTTCTTCCACATCAGGATGTTGATGAAGTACCGCTTCAATTTCTTCGAGTTCGATGCGGAAACCACGAATTTTCACTTGGTGATCAATACGCCCTACAAATTCAATATTTCCATTCGGCAGCCAGCGGGCAAGATCCCCAGTCCTGAACAATCTTTCTTCTGCTGCTGTTTTACTGTTGTTGTTGCTTTTCGTAAACTGGTTAAGGATAAACTTTTGCTGCGTTAACTCAGGTAGATTTAAATACCCTGCCGCTACCCCATCTCCGCCTACATATAGTTCACCTGTGATACCTTGCGGCTGAGGATTACCATACTTGTCCAGGATATAAATTTGCGTGTTTGCAATCGGTTTTCCTATGGAAACTATATTTTTTTGCAGATATTCTTCTATGTCTGCAAAAAAATCAGCTTTTGGAGCCGCTGCTAACTGCAGATGTATTGTTTTTAGGAGTGCGGCAGCTTCCGTATCGCTTGAGCCAATTCTTTTTACCGGAATATTTTTTAGATCATCAAATTTTTCTTGACTTTTTGCTTCAATTTGATTTGCAATTCTTAGTTGATCCTCAAGAACACTGTGTAAGTCTGCGGCGGTGGTATTCGGATTACATAAAACCGCCCGAAATACAACAATTTCTTGAGCTTTACCAGAAGAAGTGTCCATCAGAATGGTCTTAGATACAAAGGTTTGTCCTTGTTCAAATTGTTCTCTTTGTATCTGTGTATTGAGTTGATTGATTCTGTGGATATCGTCATCGAGTAAGGCTTTTTGTAGGGCTTTGGTTCTTAAATCTTCGGGAATGTAGCGATAATTAACAATATTCAACACTGGTTCCATTATGAGTTCAAATGGTTCTAATAGTTGAATAAGTCTGGCAAAATATTGCGCCTTCTCTATGCTATTGTCAATCAGAATTTCATATCCTCTTTTACCGATAATATGAAGTGCTCCGTGTAAGCATAACGACAGTGCCGAACGTGACCCCTCAATCGTGAATCGTCCCATATCGAAAGTATCTCGCTGAGACTGATAACGGGCTGTGGTTTCGGCAAATCTTAACATTTGCGGATCTTTAAACAGACAAACACTAATCCCCTGCGGTAGGTATAACTGTTTATGCCCACAAATAGTTATAGAATCAGCTTTGTTGATGCCTTTCAATTTTCCTTTATGTTTTTCAGAAAATATCGTTGCACCACCCCAAGCAGCATCCACATGAAAATGAATACCGAATTCCCGAGCAATATCGGCTAGTTCAGATAATGGATCAATTTCACCAGTTTCTGTTGTGCCAGCAATACCTACGATTGCCAGGATGTAAAGCTTATTTCTCCTACATTCGTAAATTTTTTCTTTGAGATGATTAATATCTAGCTTGGCGTTATCATTACTGTCAATGAAAATAATATTGTCTGTCCCCAGACCCAACATTGAACCTGCTTTATTAAAAGAGTAATGCATCAGCCGAGAGCCAATGATAACGATATCGTTATATCCTTTCTGATGCAAAACCTTGTAAAGACTTTCTGTTGATAAATCATCGGAATTTTCTTGCCTTAATAATCTGGAATTTCTTGCACACAATAATGCAGTAATATTGGCAGTGGTTCCACCAGTTGTGATAATTCCTAGATTTCGACTTTTATGTTGAATATTTTCTTGATAAAATTCATCTGAAAAGCGATAGAGCAGGCGATGCAATATAGCGATCGCTTCCCGCTCCAAAAATATTAAAGATTTTGATGTCTCAATTTTAACCAAATTTTGGTTCAATCGCGAAATCATCTTACTCATATCATGCATAAAATCGGGCAAGGCAGATGTCATATGCCCAATAAATGTAGGAGTCCCCGTATTGATCGTATATGGAAGCACCTCTTGGGAAAATTTATCGTAATAGTCGTCAACTGTTAAAGGCTGCAACGGTAACTCACTCCGTTGAAACTTTGTCGCTAGTATTTCTGGACTCACGCCAGGCTTCGTAAAAGGCTGTTGTTGAACCCCAAACACTGAGTTTTTGGTTGCACCATGAACAACTTCAGGTTTAAAATATTGCAGTATTCTTTGGCGCGTCTCCCACGGATTGACTTCAAAGCAGGTAACATCAGCAGCAACTTCTGAAGAGCCGTAAAGATTGAACAACCTAGCAGAGTTGATTTTCTGGTGAAATGCTTTAGCTAAGGTTAAAGGCAGGGCTTCACCACTGCAAAAGACATATTTGAGGTATCGAA contains the following coding sequences:
- a CDS encoding type I polyketide synthase, with the protein product MIAFNLSDSTNKSAIAIIGMAGRFPGAKNVTEFWQNLRNGVESISFLSDEELRSVGVETSLLNDTNYVKAAPVLPDVENFDASFFGYSARESTIIDPQQRIFLECAWEALENAGYKTTDDFSIGIYGGSGISTYLLNNINNKEFNAGRLWDSVQYIPVAIGNGTDFLTTRVAYKLNLKGPAVNVQTACSTSLVAVHTACQSLLNGECDIALAGAVSVLVPQKIGYLYQEGLMLSPDGHCRAFDAEGKGTIFGDGVGIVVLKMLTEALADGDYIHAVIKGSAINNDGSFKVSFTAPSVDGQAAVITEAQEVADIDPETITYIEAHGTGTPLGDPIEIAALTQAFRANTEKKGYCAIGSVKTNIGHIVSAAGIAGLIKTVLALKHQQIPPSLHFQKPNPEIDFENSPFYVNTKLTEWERNDSPRRAGVSSFGFGGTNAHVVLEEWEQPPLTPPNQGKEKQQLLLLSAKTPSALDNVTINLANHLKQHPEVNLADVAYTLTVGRTAFNYRRIAVVADGKEAVNTLNNLAPKQVLTNSGDVKSRSVVFMFSGQGSQYVNMAKELYKTEVYFQEQVDRCCELLKSHLDFDLRDILYPHEDQIEIATEKLTQTAITQPALFIIEYALAQLWMHWGIKPVAMIGHSVGEYVAATLAGIFSLEDALSLVTIRGQLMQSMPSGSMLAVPLPEDEVQPLLEETSLQIAVINSPSNCVVSGTTLAIEAFAKQLEEKGIEGRLLHTSHAFHSQMMEDILEPFTEKVKQIRLNAPTIPFVSNVTGTWITVEEATNPSYYAQHLRQAVRFADGVKQFFDNPDQILLEVGPGRTLSTLAKRHPDKPKEQISLTSVRHPQDEYSDVSFILNNLGQMWLAGLEVNWSVFYGERENYRVPLPTYPFERKRYWIEPSKQSTEPQRDKEKKPDIADWFYVPTWKQSIKVANSQQLTSSQSPILVFVDECGLSSQLVAKLESQKIEVIQVAIGEKFNQLDSHLYSINPSESQDYQALIQELVRIKKTPQAVLHLWNVTANSQVSFTIESVEKQQNLGFYSLIYLAQALGEKNVTDEMKMLVISNHLQNVNGEEILCPEKATIIGPVRVISQEYPHIHCTSVDVVLPPGGSNSEQKLIAQLLSEIPKKSADNIIAYRGNHRWIQTFEAAQLPSSSQTPQFKAKGIYLITGGTGGIGLVLATNLAKTVQAKLILTGRTALPEREQWPQWLAEHDAADSTSDKIRKVQELEALGAEVLVVKADVANLQQMERAIATAQNHFGKINGVIHAAGLPGGGIIQMKTREITDQVLAPKVQGTVVIDTIFKNSQLDFVILCSSITSIIGNFGQVDYTAANAFLDAYAQYQTAQDRLTTSINWDTWQEVGMAVNTVDLRKNKSSDIINFDLAILPQEGIEVFNRISQSGLSQVAVSTYEFLPRIKEILLVVESNDSAESSNLTTGHNQVSQSPQSQIDQIITQVWQEMLGIDKIGMHDNFFDLGGDSLVAIQLIAKLNKKLNVKLSLNSLLNAATIEGLAELVSPSSPALQKELPSCLIKFHSGSDLKKPLFLVHPVGGTAFVFRDLANHLDPEQPVYGIQVPEVDSKPRTFNTIEEMATHYVDAVRTIQPKGPYYIGGMSLGGIIAYEMAQQLTKEGEKIELLTLFDTPISGELPTHINSDLEIMAYWLDMDKKSDEGISLKILQNLEPNEQLRYFWERSRIAKSMVPQGDLTMFRNFLDLFISLMRLGNNYVPTTYQGKVIFFIAEDDDGFTPYHPEKDWLELAEIVTEEVPGNHMTMMYPPHVEVFAQKLRYYLASPY
- a CDS encoding fatty acid desaturase, which codes for MFNFALAARRKFYLMETAVKKSDFVLTPYMNSSDLRATYQILNTVVPYVFLWFLAHKAAAICVWLLVPTIVLMTLFSARCFSLMHDCGHYSLFRSKRVNQIIGFILGVINAIPQYQWSRGHAYHHKTNGDWQRYRGPSALLSTEEFARLSPSAQRRYELLRHPLMIFPGGFFYVAIKPRLALIAGTYDFITHLLTCLQQDPSMDLPRIISSHKSRNWYTAAEFWHLLFNNICVVGSWIFLGYLLGFGFFVSVYSITLTCAGAILICVFFVQHNFDGSYAHKTEGWDYLEGAIKGSSYLELPAVLKWFSADIGYHNIHHLCDRIPNYNLQACHNQNIHLLRSAKRLRMVDIPDCFKYILWDCPSNRLTSIASFRQAAQSIDLERANQA
- a CDS encoding aminotransferase class V-fold PLP-dependent enzyme, coding for MDTQKLSEISQSQIKRCDQIVATSEIIPLSEAQKQLWILCQLGTEGSIKYNKSISLQLHGLLNFSAMERAIQKVVNRHEAMRTTISQEDDSQRIQPSLKVDVPLVDFSNIGLVERDSKVAEWLRKQSREPFDFTQGPLFRFYLLRLEEQLHFLVMTTHHIIIDDWSVSLILQELSALYSSECQGIDCTLDSPLQFREYIELQTQAFNTEDMVGHESYWLEQFAESIPVLDIPTDWTRPSIKTYNGSKETVKLDANLCSQIKKVSQEKGYTLFMILFSAYTVLLHRLTDQDDILVGIPTAGRSLKGSENLVGYCSNTLLIRSHIVGEPKFSDYLKTINKKLSDAYEHQDYPFAKLINKLNFNRSSPLVTTTFNLDQPLKAQFFELKTSLFPQPFSFTNYDLHCNVIETEDELVLDCFYNTDLFAPETIKRWLGHFECLLQAIVVNPDQYLTKLPLLTDSQCHQLLVEWNDTKCDYAADKCIHQLFEDQTEKTPDAVAVMFENQMLTYRQLNQKANQLAHYLQSLGVKQEVLVGICLQPSIDLVVGLLGILKAGGAYVPLDPEYPQERLSYMLADANVKVLLIQGNLTVNIPPQHAHIVYLDRDRDAIGRESVENLENKTILDDLAYAIYTSGSTGKPKAVLGKIRGIINRLHWMWETLPFAADEICVQKTSINFVDHVAEIFSPLLKGIPLVIVPNHIRADIPQLMSLLSEQKITRIVLVPSLLKAMLENTPQQLTQLRYLKYVFCSGEALPLTLAKAFHQKINSARLFNLYGSSEVAADVTCFEVNPWETRQRILQYFKPEVVHGATKNSVFGVQQQPFTKPGVSPEILATKFQRSELPLQPLTVDDYYDKFSQEVLPYTINTGTPTFIGHMTSALPDFMHDMSKMISRLNQNLVKIETSKSLIFLEREAIAILHRLLYRFSDEFYQENIQHKSRNLGIITTGGTTANITALLCARNSRLLRQENSDDLSTESLYKVLHQKGYNDIVIIGSRLMHYSFNKAGSMLGLGTDNIIFIDSNDNAKLDINHLKEKIYECRRNKLYILAIVGIAGTTETGEIDPLSELADIAREFGIHFHVDAAWGGATIFSEKHKGKLKGINKADSITICGHKQLYLPQGISVCLFKDPQMLRFAETTARYQSQRDTFDMGRFTIEGSRSALSLCLHGALHIIGKRGYEILIDNSIEKAQYFARLIQLLEPFELIMEPVLNIVNYRYIPEDLRTKALQKALLDDDIHRINQLNTQIQREQFEQGQTFVSKTILMDTSSGKAQEIVVFRAVLCNPNTTAADLHSVLEDQLRIANQIEAKSQEKFDDLKNIPVKRIGSSDTEAAALLKTIHLQLAAAPKADFFADIEEYLQKNIVSIGKPIANTQIYILDKYGNPQPQGITGELYVGGDGVAAGYLNLPELTQQKFILNQFTKSNNNSKTAAEERLFRTGDLARWLPNGNIEFVGRIDHQVKIRGFRIELEEIEAVLHQHPDVEEAVVIAREDIPGDKRLVAYFVSKIIPDRLPYQTEGSLVFDDQTWAIQTEDISQNGVGLTFTSANPPEISSGQQITLNLRLPGEEENSSLTGIVIWWRSPQAGISFQLTAPQLQQIRQSVKHLLEKQELLKILQRTITRNLLSFLKTKLPDYMLPSSFVLLEAMPLTPNGKVDRRALPAPEIGRSQIETAYVKPQNEIENIIARVWQDTLQIDKVGIHDNFFDLGGHSLLMAQVSQKLLEALEQKISIVQLFQFPTIHSLAEHLSPSLNQGQVQSLVSKSNTSKERASKRLNRREENDQQRQRRKNHD